Proteins co-encoded in one Erinaceus europaeus chromosome X, mEriEur2.1, whole genome shotgun sequence genomic window:
- the LOC107522298 gene encoding melanoma-associated antigen B10 encodes MPRGQKSKLRAREKRRQAQEESRDQDLQLAPYTTTSDAAVPYMEFDEGASNLEEEFPDVAFTEPFYRSPMDDKVVMLVHYLLYKYQMKEPVTKVDMLRNPIQVLKNQYHEILKRASEYLELIFGLDLKEVDPNRHIYVLVNKMELSHNSGPNDDRHVPSTGLLMTILGVIFTKGNSATEEQVWQILNAIGLYEEKEHFVFGDIRKLVTKDLVQEQYLEYRLVPNSDPPCYEFLWGPRAYAEITKTKVSEFLGKVHDTIPSSFPSWYEEAMRDEEERVQTHAAAEAHTTAVASARSK; translated from the exons ATGCCTAGAGGTCAGAAAAGTAAACTCCGTGCCAGAGAGAAACGCCGCCAGGCCCAAGAAGAGTCCAGGGATCAG GATCTTCAACTAGCCCCATACACCACCACTAGTGATGCGGCTGTTCCGTACATGGAATTTGATGAAGGTGCCAGCAACCTGGAGGAAGAATTTCCAGACGTAGCATTCACTGAGCCCTTCTACAGAAGCCCAATGGATGATAAGGTGGTTATGTTGGTGCATTACCTGCTATACAAGTATCAAATGAAAGAGCCTGTTACCAAGGTAGATATGCTGAGAAATCCAATTCAAGTATTAAAGAATCAATACCATGAGATTCTTAAGAGAGCTTCTGAATACCTGGAGCTGATATTTGGTCTTGACCTGAAAGAAGTGGATCCCAACAGGCATATTTACGTCCTCGTTAACAAGATGGAGCTAAGCCACAATTCAGGACCAAATGATGACAGACATGTGCCCAGCACTGGCCTTTTGATGACTATTCTGGGTGTAATTTTCACTAAGGGCAATTCTGCCACTGAGGAGCAAGTCTGGCAGATATTGAATGCGATAGGGCTATATGAAGAGAAAGAGCACTTCGTTTTTGGGGATATTAGGAAGCTAGTCACCAAGGATTTGGTGCAGGAGCAGTATCTGGAGTACCGTCTGGTGCCCAACAGTGATCCTCCCTGCTATGAGTTCCTCTGGGGCCCCAGAGCCTATGCTGAAATCACCAAGACGAAAGTCTCAGAGTTTTTAGGTAAAGTGCATGATACTATCCCCAGTTCCTTCCCATCCTGGTATGAAGAGGCTATGAGAGATGAGGAAGAGAGGGTCCAAACACATGCTGCAGCCGAAGCTCATACCACTGCTGTAGCTAGTGCACGTTCCAAGTGA